Part of the Thermococcus barossii genome is shown below.
CGGGGACGATAAGCTCCTCTTTAGGATAGAGGGGAGGCCGCTCATCCTGCACGCCATCGAGAGACTTGAGTCTGCATCGCTGATACGGGAGGTCGTTATAGTTGCATCTGCCGACAACGCGGGGAAGCTGGGGCACCTCGGCTATGGTGTCGTGGTCGATGAGCTCTCTGTCGGACCCATCGGGGGTGTCTATACGGCGTTGGGCCTCGGCGATGCCTTCGTCGTTGCTGGCGACATGCCGCTAATCGTCCCGGAGTTCGTTGATTACATAGTTCGTGAATTCGGGAAAAGTGGAAAAGCAGTCTGCGTTCCCCGCTGGACCAACGGATATCTCGAACCCCTCCATGCGGCCTACTCGAAGGTGTTCCGCCGCGTTCTCGATGAGAAAATAAAAATCGGAGAGTATTCGCTGAACGGTGCAATACGCTCCGCGGATGCGTGCTACCTGGACGTGGATGGACTGCCCTTCCACTGGAGGGAAAGCTTCTTCAACGTTAACCGCCGGAGCGACCTCAGGAAACTTCTGAAAAGCGGACTAAAGTGACTTTGCAAGAATGAGAACCTCGTCCAAGGGTGTTATGCTGAACTCCAGACTGCCGCTTATCAGCCCCCGGTCTAGACTCGTTCTGAGGGTTTTGAACCCCCGCCGCCTTGCGAGAGCCGTGAGCTGCCTCAGTCCCTCCAGACCGTTCTCGCCCCAGAAGTATGCAGTAGCGGTTTTTCTGTCGAAGAAACTCCCCTCAAGAACGTAAAAGCCTCCCCCAATCCTTCCGCTCTCGAAGTGTACCCTTCCGTCCACATCGGCTACCCTGTCAACGAACTCCGAGAACCAGTGGTTGTAGGAGCTCTGAAACTGTCCCAGGCTGAGGGGCAGTTCCTTCAGGTCGTCCCAGCCGGGAGTGAGTTGGGTTGCTTCGGGGGATTCCTTGCCGGCATCGGTTGCGATGTCAGCGATAACTCCATGGTAAACCGTTCTGTCGAATCCAAGCTTTCTGTAGAATCCGAGGGCCCTCTTCTCTGGGGTCACCGTGAGGAGGTCGCAGTTCTCTTCCTCGGCCAGTTTCATCACGTGC
Proteins encoded:
- the mobA gene encoding molybdenum cofactor guanylyltransferase MobA codes for the protein MLGAVLAGGRSRRFGDDKLLFRIEGRPLILHAIERLESASLIREVVIVASADNAGKLGHLGYGVVVDELSVGPIGGVYTALGLGDAFVVAGDMPLIVPEFVDYIVREFGKSGKAVCVPRWTNGYLEPLHAAYSKVFRRVLDEKIKIGEYSLNGAIRSADACYLDVDGLPFHWRESFFNVNRRSDLRKLLKSGLK
- a CDS encoding GNAT family N-acetyltransferase; the encoded protein is MKLRIREATIWDCQRIVGIYLSNSPWRDSPYETYLQVGPWGLEETCAIHLNNLKLAGGKALIAELDGKVAGEAEVFISDEVWGGKRTKTAHLSVIEVARWYQGKGIGRALLEHVMKLAEEENCDLLTVTPEKRALGFYRKLGFDRTVYHGVIADIATDAGKESPEATQLTPGWDDLKELPLSLGQFQSSYNHWFSEFVDRVADVDGRVHFESGRIGGGFYVLEGSFFDRKTATAYFWGENGLEGLRQLTALARRRGFKTLRTSLDRGLISGSLEFSITPLDEVLILAKSL